Genomic DNA from Methanofollis sp. W23:
CATGACCCTTGGCAGACTCCTGGATGTCGAGGGGATCTCACGGTTCAGGACATTTCTCCCGGTGGTCCCGCTCCTCCTCTCACAATTTGTGGTGCTCCGTTCTCTGCAGGGGAGGTACTCCAGAGCGCTCCTCCTTGAGGTGAACAGGGCCGAGGTCCAGGGGATGAAAGCGCGCCTCCTTCCGGCGGCAGAGCGCCTGGCCGACCGGGCCGCAGAGGGAGAGGACGGCCCCGAGATTGCAGAAGAACTCACAGAGATCAGAAAGACCCTCGTCCAGTTAAGTGCCTATGGGCCTGAACGCCACCGTCTTGCCGGTCACTTCACGGTCTATACCATCGTCCCCAATATCGGGATCATCCTCAGTGGGAAGAGGAAGAGGGAGACGGAGGCGGAGAGTTGAGAGGGGCGTTCTTGATTCTGTGATCTGGTTTGGAAGTCATCCCCAAACTCTCCTGTCCTCCCTCTTCTCAGAAGAGAGCACTGAATGGGGTGGAGAGATCCTCCCTCTCTTCGTTGCCCAACGATGGCTTCATGCCTTCCAACTCCACCGTGCCGGGGGCGGCAAGCCCCCTGGGGGAGGATGGAGTTTAGAAATTCAGGTACGAAAAAATTCAGTTCAAGATGGTTTTCAACCACAGTGAGTTTTGAGATATGTTCTTGATGAAATTTTTTGTCGTTTGATCTCTCTATGAGGAGAGGAAAGGTGGTGTCCTCCCCCTCCCCTGGTGCGGGGTGGCGGTGACGATCCTGCGATTGGGAGCGGCCATTCTGACCGACGTGCCTTCCCATATCATCATGCCGGGGGCGCTGCCCCCGGGCCCCTGGGACCACGATGAAGCAGGGAAGGCAGAATAGATGAATGTGAGATGGGTGATGCTGTCCTTGACCAGTCGTGTCGCGGCACGCCCTCCTCTATAGAGATAGTGATTCAGAGGAATGAGTGGTCTTCTGATCACGTGCTTCCCGCCTCTTCGTGCCGAGGGTGCGCGCTCCCGCCCGGCACGATCGATCAGGGCAAGCGATGATGCATGGGTGCGCAACAAAAAGGTGAGAAACTCCCCCCTCATCTATTGCTCTCTTCTGAGATGGGAGGGCCGGAGAGTTTTGGGATGGTTTCATGGTCAGTCCTTGTGAAGACTCTCTGTGTCGCCGGCACGTGGGTGCAAGGAGGCGTTTGGGTCACACTCTCCTTGCAATAGGTGAGCCCTCTACAACCCCGATCTTCAAGCGTTCCTCTCCTCCCTCACAGCCTGACCAGGTGCGCCTCTTTTATCTCCGTTTCCAGGACGGCGAGGGTCGGCGTCCCGGTGAGATACCCGCAGATCTCGCCAGGGTTGATCATCAGCGTCCCCCCGTGCCGGCCGATGAGCGGGTGATGGGTGTGGCCCGAGACAAGGACGTCGAGGTCGCCGCGCTCTATGAGAGACGCGATCTGGCCGGTGTCATGACCGTGGACAAGCCCGATGCAGAGCCCTCCGGCCTTTGTTCTGGCATAATCGCCGCGCAGGTCGACCTTCCCCCCGTCAGACGCAGTTTTTCTGAGCGCCTCACGGTCACCGTCATTGTTCCCAAAGACCCCAATCACCGGTGCCTCCAGGCTCTCAAGCACTTTCAGGGCGAAGGGGGCAACATAGTCCCCGGCATGGAGGACCAGTCCGACCCCTTCCCTGTTCAACACCTCAACCGCCCGTTCCACCAGGGGAAGACAGTCATGGGTGTCTGCCATGATCCCGATGCGCATAGATCCCGATAGGGGCCGACCACCATAGGGCTTGCGACATGTGGGTGTATGCGGGCGCGCCCCTCCTCGCAGGACAAAAATCCTTAACTTGGGTTGATTTTGGTTAACATGCGCCTGTGGGCGTTCCTATTTCAGAAGGGCTATATATTGTCGGGCGCTGAACATATTTTATGGACAAAAGGATCCTGACCGCTTTTGTAGCAGCGATCGTCGTTCTGGCGGTTGCTCTCTGCGGATGCACCGGTAATGCCGCTGATGCTCCAACAAACGAGAATAAAACGTACATCGTGGGCATCGACGGCGACTATCCGCCCTACTCCTCGGTGACCCTTGAGGGGGAGCCCACCGGGTTTGACGTCGAGTCGATCCGGTGGATCGCCGACGAGATGGGCTTTGAAGTCGAGATCAAGCCTATGGCCTGGGACGGTATTATCCCCGCCCTCCAGCAGAACAAGATCGACATGGTCTACTCTGGCATGACCATCTCCCCTGAACGTCTTGAGAAGGTGAACTTCTCCAAGCCTTACTGGATCACCAACCAGGCTGTCGCTGTCCGCGAGGGCTCTGACTTCACCATTGATGACGTCAAGGAGGGCAAGGTCGTGCTCGGTGTCCAGCGCGGCTGCACCGCCCACACCTGGATCGACCAGCACCTGGTCGAGACCGGGAAGATCTCTGAAGACGACCGTCAACTTTATAAAAACGTTCAACTCGCCCTGAACGACCTCCTGAACAAGCGGGTCGACGCCGTGATGTACGACGTCCCGGTCATCAAGGAGTCCATCCAGGACAAACCCCTCGTGATGCTCGGTGAGATCCAGACCGATGAAGAGTACGGCGTGGCTGTCCGCAAGGACGACAACGAACTGCGTGCCATCATCAACGAAGGCCTGGACAAACTGATGGAATCCCCGAAGTGGGAAGAACTGAAGCAGAAATACGAGATGGAGTAGGCGCGGTCTTGTGCGTCTTTATCTCCTCTACATTTTTCAATGATGGGGCTCAACTCATATCACGCGTGAATAGAGCCCCCATGTTCAGGACAGGACAGGGTCCCCTGCAGTGTGGTGAGTTCAGGTGACCGGTGTCCTCGAGGTGATCTCCCAGTCGCTCCCCTATCTTGCAGAAGGCGTAGTGATCACGCTCGTCCTTGTCCTTGCCGCCCTTGGCCTTGGGCTCCTGATGGGGCTTCCGATGGCAGTCGCCCATGTTTACGGGACAAGGGCGGTCAAAGGGATCATATCGGTCTATGTCTGGTTCTTCAGGGCCCTCCCAAACCTGGTGCTCCTGTTCCTCTTCTTCTTCGGGGTCTTCCCGTTGCTGGGACTTGGCGACGTCTCGCCCTTTCTCGTGGCCATCATCGTGCTCGGACTGAGGTCTGGGGCCTACCAGTCGCAGATTTTCAGGGGCGCGATCCAGTCGCTTGGGGAGGGGCAGATGACCGCCGCGAGGTCGCTTGGGATGAGCAGGGGGCAGGCGATCAAGAGCATCATCCTCCCGCAGGCGGCGAGGATCGCCCTGCCAGGATGGACGAACGAGTACCCGATCCTCCTCACCGACTCGGCGGTCTGCTATGCGATCGGGGTGATGGAGATCCTGTTTCGGGCCGACCAGATCGTCTCGGTGACCTATGAACCGATGACCGTCTATGTGGGGGCGGCGGTGGTGTACATCCTCCTCAACTATGGCGGGATGTGGATCTTTGGCCGGGTCGAGAAGAAGATCAGCATACCTGGATTTGGGAAAGGAGCATAAGATATGGGTTCAGAGGATTGCATCCTCCGTGTTGAGGATATCCATAAACAATATGGTGATCGCGAGGTGCTCCGCGGGGTCACCTTCGAGGTAAAGAAGGGTGAGACAAAGGTGTTCATCGGTCCTTCGGGGACCGGGAAGAGCACGCTGTTGCGGTGCATCAACCAGTTGACCGAGCCTGACTCTGGTCGTGTGTTCCTGCAGGGGGAGGAGGTGACGCATTCTGGGAACCGTATCAATTATTTCCGGCAGAAGATCGGGATGGTGTTCCAGAACTTCTACCTCTTCGACCACCTTACGGCGCTGCGGAACGTGGAGATCGCCCTCCTGAAGGTGAAGAAGATGGACCCTGCGGCGGCACGCGAGAAGGCGCTCGCCGAACTGCGTCGGGTCGGGATGGAGGACTGGGCCGAGAACTATCCTGCCGAACTCTCAGGTGGTCAGGCGCAGCGTGTCTCGATCGCGCGCGCCCTTGCGATGGACCCCGACGTGATCCTCTTTGACGAACCGACCTCTGCCCTCGACCCTGAACTGACCCGCGAGGTGCTCGAGGTGATGAAGACGCTTGCTCGGCAGGGGATGACGATGCTCGTGGTGACGCACGAGATGAGTTTTGCCAGATCGGTGGCAAACGAGATCATCTTCATGGAGCACGGAAAGGTCCAGGAGCATGGCGCCCCTGCCGACCTCATGACAGGTCCTGCATTTACCCGCACACGCGAGTTCATAGGAACATTCAGTGAATCATTGACTGATTAGGATGACAGAAGCAGATTTTTTCCTTGAGATCCTCCTCCCCGCTCTCCTGAGCGGAGCGGTCATCTCTCTGCAACTGATCCTTCTCTCGGCCCCCTTCGGGTTCCTGCTCGGTACCGGCATCGCCGTCGGCCGGACCTATGGGGGGAGGCTGCTCTCGTTCCTCTGCAAACTCTATGTCATCTTCTTCAAGGGGACGCCGCTCCTCCTCCTCCTCTTCATCCTCTACTTCGGTCTGCCCTCGGTCGGGATCGTCTTCGAGCCCTTTGTCGCGGCAGTGATAGGGTTCATCCTCTGTAATGGTGCCTACAATTCCGAGTACATCAGGGGTGCGCTCCTCTCGGTAAAGGAGGGGCAGATCACCGCAGCCCAGGCCCTCGGGATGACCAGGTTCCAGGCGATCAAAAATATCATCCTCCCCCAGGCGCTCCGCAGGGCCATCCCTGGCGTTTCAAACGAGTTCATCTATCTCATCAAATACTCGTCCCTGGCTTACCTGATCACGGTCCCAGAACTGACCGGCGCGGGTGCCGATATCGCTTCCAAATATTTTGCATACTTCGAGGCCTTTGCCATGGTCGGGGTCTTCTATCTGGTCATGGTCACGGTGGCCACCCTCGCCGTCAACTGGCTGGAGAAGCGGACCGCCGTCCCGGGCATGGTCAGGTCATGAGCGCATCTGGCGCTCTCTCCTTGTTTTAGGCGGGAACCGGGATCTATATTGCTGATATTATATTGCAAATGCCGACGGGATATGCACTGTAAATCAGGATTCATCTCTTCATCTATGAGAATTTAGAGAAAATATAGAACCAAATCATTAATCAAACCTCTTTGAAAACGTTTTTTCAGTACTATGGCAGAAAATCAGCGTTGGAGTTCTCGAAAAATGTTCATTCTCGCCGTTGTCAGTTCGGCGATAGGTCTGGGAAACCTCTGGCGTTTCCCATACGTCGCATATGAGAACGGCGGCGGCGCGTTCCTTATCCCCTACCTGATTGCAATGTTCACTGTCGGGATCCCCCTCCTCATCCTTGAGACAGGGGTGGGATACAAGACCCAGGCAGGCCCGCCGATGGCATTCAAGCGTCTGCTGGGCAAGTGGTACAGTGTGATCGGATGGGCTGCGGTCCTGGTCGCCTTTCTCATCGTCACCTATTACTCGGTGATTGTGGCGTGGAGTTTCGACTATCTTGGCTTTTCATTTAACCTGGCCTGGGGCAGCGACCCGGCTACGTTCTTCTACGAAGATTTTCTCCAGGTCTCTGATGGGTTCTTCTCCATCGGCGGCCTGAACCTGGTGGTCCTTGCCGGTGCGGTCCTTGCCTGGATCTGGATCTATCTCTCCATCTTCAAGGGCGTCAGGTCGGTCGAGAAGATGGCCTGGATCACGGTTGTCGTCCCCTGGCTGCTGATCATTCTCTTCGTGTTCAGGGGGATCACCCTGCCTGGCGCGATGGACGGGCTCTCCTACTACCTGACCCCGCAGTTCGAGGCTCTTCTTGATCCAGGCGTCTGGATCGCCGCCTATGGCCAGGTATTCTACTCGATGTCAATCGGGATGGCGATCATCATCGCATACTCCCGATTCCTCGGCGAGAAGTCCGACGTGGTGAAGAGCACCGTGCTCATCGCGATCGCCGACTGTTTCACCTCGATCTTTGCAGGTATTGCAGTCTTCTCCACGCTTGGGTATCTTGCCTTCACGCATGGCGTCCCGGTGACTGAGGTGGTCAGGAGCGGGATCGAACTGGCGTTCGTGACCTATCCCGCCGTCATCAGTGCGCTCCCGTTCCTCCCTGAGCTCTTCGGCATCCTCTTCTTTGCGATGCTCATCACCCTTGGGGTCGGGTCGTCCTTCTCTCTGGTGCAGGCGGTGAGCGCCAGTCTCTCTGATTATGTCAAGACCGAACGCTGGTGTCTCAATGCAGTCATCTGCGCCGCAGCCTTTGCGGTGAGCCTGATCTATATGACCGATGCCGGTATCCTCTGGCTCGATATCGTCGACAATTATGTCAACCAGTTCCTGATCCTTCTGGTCGGGTTTGCCGAGGCCCTTGCCATCGGGTATGTCTATGGCGCTCCCAAACTGCGTGAGTTTGTCAACCAGTTCTCTGACTGGAAGGCCGGGCGCTGGTGGGACGCCTGTATCTGGGTCGTCGTCCCGCTCTTCCTTGGGTCGGCCCTGCTCTTCAATATCGTCACCGACCTTTCTGATCCTTATGGTGACTATCCGCTTGCGGCCACCCTTGTTGGATGGGCTGAGGTCATCCTCCTCCCGGTTTTTGCGATGGCTCTCACCTATATCTATCGGAACCATAAGGGCGTGGATGTCGAGGAAAAGGCCTCAGAATAATTTCTTTTTTTTATTGGCTCTGTAGGATCCGGCATGAGCCCCTGGCTCAGGCATACGCGTGAAAATTGTTGGAGTTCTTTAAGAGTGAGTGACCCCTTGCTCCCTCGGTATACCAGGACACCACGCGGGACGATCATCGAATGCCCAGCCCACCTGGTTATCTTCGTCTGGAGGTCGGGGGGCATTCGCTCCCCGTCGAAGAGAATCATCAAGAAAATTTCTATCTCTGAGTGGGTTGGCCGCGATGCGATCGGTCAAAGACGGCAGCGCTCCCAGCCAAAAGGGTAGGAGGGTGAGTGCATCATACGCATACTAAGGATTGGTGAGGGTTTCCTACAGGACTGATCTTTCAAATTCCGGCTCTGTAGAAATCCTCTTGGTGAATCTCTCTGGCGGGGGGCTTGCCGCCCCCCGAAACCCCCCCGCCACACGATATGTCGAGGTCGGCAGCACTCTCGTCAGAGTTGCCCATGATGCCTTCCCGCCCCTATCTCCCTTCTGGGGGTCGGGGGGCAGCGCCCCCGGCGAGAAGATGGAGGACGGTGGTTGAATCGCGCTCGCACCGAGAATTGGTGAGGCTTTCTACAGGGCCGCTCCAGGAGAATTCTCCAGGATTTTTTGCCCTGCTCTCCGAGCCTGAGAGTCTTCCTCTCTCATCTCAGGTGCGTTTTCCATCGTTCACGAATGATGAGGAATGGCGTGGGGCAGCAGGGTCGGTCTGGTGCGATCGTATCAGTTCATGGGGTAAAATAGAAGGTATTTCGGGCCTCTCCTCTATTCGTCCAGGCCCTTGCTAATTCATAAAAGATATATCACGGCCGACCCTATTTTTTTATGAATGAATATGAAGTTGGGTGGTGGTCTGCTGGTCCTTATACTTGCCTGTACAGTCTGCTTTGCAGGGTGTACGGGTGGTGCGACGCCAGCGGACCAGGACCAGGGATCCGACGGTGCCGACGATGTCCCTACATACATTGTTGGTGTCGATGCGGCGTATCCTCCATATGCCTCCATGGAGAAAGACGGCACGATCACTGGACTTGACGTCGAGTCAATCCAGTGGATCGCCGAGAAGAAAGGCTTCAAGGTCGAGATCAAAGGGATGGAATGGGACGGGATCATCCCCGCACTTCAGCAGGGCAAGATCGATATGGTCTACTCTGGCATGACCATCACGCCTGAGCGTCTTGCGATGGTAAACTTCTCCAAGCCGTACCTGACGATCAACCAGTCCTTCGCCGTCCATGACGACTCCGGGATCACGATGGAGGATATCATGGCTGGCAAGGTCGTGATCGGTGCCCAGCGCGGGACCACCGGTGCCTACTGGGTGGAACAGAACCTCATCGCAAATGGCACGATGTCCAAGGACGACCTGAAATACTTTGACAGTTTCCCGATTGCCATCACCGCTCTGAACAACAGGCAGGTCGATGCGACGGTCTACGATAAGCCCCCGCACCTCGACGCGATCCAGGGTCAGCCCCTCCATATCGTGGGTGAGATCTACACCGGCGAGAACTATGGCGTGGCGATCAGGAAGGACGACCCCGAACTCCTCCAGACCGTCAACGAGGGCCTGGACGAGTTGATGGCCTCTCCAAAGTGGGAAGAACTTCTCAAGAAATACGAGATGCTCTGAGCCATCTCTTTGTTCTGGTTGCGATGCAACCGATAGGGTGAGGGGTTAAACCCCAAACCTTTTGTGAAATGCCGGATAACCATGAGATACTGTATTCCTGGTGAACACATAGAACATGGCCGCTCCTTTGTGTGGCTATAGGGACTGAACATGGATGTTGTAACTATCCTGGTGGAATGGTTCCCATATCTTGTCCTGGGGATCATTCAGACCCTTGCTCTGGTGCTCGCGTCCCTTGGTCTGGGGCTGCTTTTCGGCCTGCCGATGGCACTCGGCCAGATCTATGGGAACCGTGTGCTCCAGAGTATAATTTCGGTATATGTCTGGTTCTTCAGAGGCATGCCTGTCCTGGTACTCCTGTTCCTCTTCTTCTTTGGCATATTCCCCTCTCTGAACCTTGATGTCGCACCGTTTTACGTGGCCGTCGTTGTCCTGGGGTTGAGGGGAGCGGCGTACCAGTCCCAGATCTTTAGGGGCGCGATCCTCTCGATCAGCGAGGGGCAGATGACCGCCGCGAGGTCGCTCGGGATGACGCGGATGCAGGCGATCAGGAGCATCATCCTCCCGCAGGCGGCGCGGATCGCCCTGCCTGGATGGTCAAACGAGTACCCGACGGTGCTGACCGATACGTCGGTATGTTATGCGATCGGGGTGGCTGAGATCCTGACACGGACGACGCAGATTGTGGCCCAGACCTACATCGCGATGCCGCTTTATCTGGCGGCAGCCGGGATCTATCTCGTCCTCAACTATGCGGGGATGAAAGGACTGCATATGCTGGAGAAGAAGACCAGTATTCCAGGGTTTGGACAAGGAGGTGTCTAGAGATATGGGTTCAGAGGACTGCATCCTCCGTGTTGAGGATATCCATAAACAATATGGTGATCGCGAGGTGCTCCGCGGGGTCACCTTCGAGGTAAAGAAGGGTGAGACAAAGGTGTTCATCGGTCCTTCGGGGACCGGGAAGAGCACGTTGCTGCGGTGCATCAACCAGTTGACCGAGCCCGACGCTGGTCGTGTGTTCCTGCAGGGGGAGGAGGTGACGCATTCTGGGAACCGTATCAATTATTTCCGGCAGAAGATCGGGATGGTATTCCAGAACTTCTACCTCTTCGACCACCTTACGGCGCTGCGGAACGTGGAGATCGCCCTCCTGAAGGTGAAGAAGATGGACCCTGCGGCGGCACGCGAGAAGGCGCTCGCCGAACTGCGTCGGGTCGGGATGGAGGACTGGGCCGAGAACTATCCTGCCGAACTCTCAGGTGGTCAGGCGCAGCGTGTCTCGATCGCGCGCGCCCTTGCGATGGACCCCGACGTGATCCTCTTTGACGAACCGACCTCTGCCCTCGACCCTGAACTGACCCGCGAGGTGCTCGAGGTGATGAAGACGCTTGCTCGGCAGGGGATGACGATGCTTGTGGTGACGCACGAGATGAGTTTTGCCAGGTCGGTGGCAAACGAGATCATCTTCATGGAGCATGGGAAGGTCCAGGAGCATGGTGCTCCTGCCGACCTCATGACAGGTCCTGCATTTACCCGCACACGCGAGTTCATAGGAACATTCCAGGACTTTGACGAGCAGTGACGTGGCGAGACAATGGATGATATAGTATTCCTGACGACGGTTCTTCTCCCTGCCCTCTGGGACGGGGTGCTGGTCACCCTCCTTCTCATCGCAGTGGCAGCTCCCTTCGGATTCCTCCTCGGGATCAGTCTTGCGGTCGGCAGGACCTATGGGACCCGTCTCATCTCGTTCCCATGCAAGGCCTTTGTCATCTTTGTCAAGGGGATCCCACTTCTCCTCCTCCTCTTCATCCTCTACTTTGGCCTGCCCTCGGTCGGGATCAGGTTCCCGTCGGCAGAGTGGGCGGCGATCATCGGGTTTATCTTCTGTAATGGAGCGTATAGTTCGGAATATATCAGGGGTGCGCTCCTCTCGGTGAAGGAGGGGCAGATGATCGCGGCCCAGGCACTCGGGATGACGCGCGTCCAGGCGGTCAAAAATATCGTCCTCCCCCAGGCGCTCCGCAGGGCCATCCCAGGGCTGACCAACGAGTTCATTTATCTCATCAAATACTCGTCTCTGGCCTACATGATCACGGTCATTGAACTGACCGGTGCGGGCAAACTGGTGGCGACAAAGTATTTCACCTTCAACGAGACCTTCATCGTGGTCGGGATCGTTTATCTCTTCCTGGTCACGGTTACGACCCTGGTCGCAAACCGGCTTGAGAAGAAATACGCCGTCCCTGTGTGAGGGACTCAATCTTTTTTCCATTTTTTTCGGCTTTGGAGAAATTGTCTAGATGAATCTCTCTGGCGGGGGGCAGGCCGTTCTTCAAACACCCTGCCACACGATAGATCGAGGACGGCAGTACTCTCTTCATGGTCATCTATTCTGCCTTCCCGACCCCCTCGTCATCCTGTGGGGCTCTGGGGGTAACACCCCCGGCGTGTGTGCTTGTGAGAAGGCAGTTGATACATGCACATACCAGGAGGAGGTGGAGGTTTCAACAGGGCCGAAAATGCGTGAAGAAATCGTAGGGAACGACATCATCCTCTTCATGATCCTGTCCCTATCTTCATCTCGGAGGCCGTGAGCACCCCCCTGGCGTATGTGCTGTGGGGAGGGACATCGATCATCTGTGCTGCGGCCACAGAAAAACGAAGAATTTGGCCCTGTAGAAATCCTCTTGATGACTATCTCTGGCGGGGTGCTGGCCGCCCCCCGCACCCCCCGCGTCAAGATAGGTCGAGGATGGCAACACTCTCGTCACAATTTCCCATAATATCTTCCCGCCCCTATCTTCCTCCTAGGGGTCCGGGGGCAGCGCCCCCGGCGCGAGGCTATGGGAAGGCGGATGACACACATTTTCCACACGAGAAGTGAGGGTTTCTACAGAGCTAAGAATTTTTCTCTCTCGCGCTGGGGGTTGCACCCCCGAGACCCCCTACGACGAGGATGGGGGTGGGGCGGCGACGAAGTGGTGATCTTGCTTGCTGCCCCCGCGTGAAGCGCGTGATCAGCGGCGTCCGGGTCCGACATTTGAGGGATGACACGACACTAGTGGTGCATCAAGAACGAATAGTCGGCACCATGATGCAATTGAACAGGATCTCTCTTTCTTCGTGTGAAGAAATCGTAGGGAACGACACCCTCCTCTTCATGATCCCTCCTCTGCCTTTCCGGCCCAATCGCAATCCTGGAGGTCTGGGGGCGCCGCGCCCCCTGGGCATATGGGGGGGGAAGGTGTGATGATCAGGTGTGCCACCCTCATTGCAGAGTTTTTCCTGTCATCTCGCACGGGTGGGAACCCCCCAGGCCCCCCTGGAATGAAGAGAGGCGGGGGGCGGTGATGGCTTGTGTCCCTGTCCGTTGTCTCGTCTTGAGGAGCGTGATCAAAGGTCTCGAAAGGTCCGACATTTGAGGGATGACTCACCACCGGTAGAAATCTTTGAGGTGATTCTCTCCGGCAGGAGGCATGCTGCCACACGAGAGGTTGGGGACGGTAACACCTTCGTCATGGTCGTCCATGTTGCCTTCCTGCTCCAATCTTTGTCCTGGGGATCTGATGGCTCGGAGCATGAACGATCTTGAGAGAATTTTCAATTTTCTGCTCTGTAGAAACTCTCTGAATGTCTCTCTCTGGTGGAGGGCGTGCCCCCCCCGGCGGGGATCATGAGGGAAGGTGGGAAAATCACGTTTGCACCCATATGGGGTGAGGGGTTCTACAAAGCCCAATTTTCAAGGGGATGGGCCAGGCACGAGGCGGTGGGAGGGCGATTCAGTCATGCTTGCGCCGGGGAGCAACTCGAGGTTCAGAGATATTCTCGACTCACCTGGATCATCGAACGAACCTTCTCGCCATTATATTCAGAAGTGACCCTTCAGGTCATCCTGCCGCCAGCCTCACCAGACCCCCCTTCAGAGGTAGGTTTATCCCCCGCGGTCACCTATGCCCCCGAGATGGGGGGGACAGGACCGGGATGATTGTAGGACAATTCTGCCTGAGAGGTTGGTTGAATGGCTGAGGAGGAGAGCGCAGCACGGGAACTGGACTGCGTCGGCCTCTTCTGCCCGGAACCGATTGCACGGACAAAAGAAGAGATCGAGAAGGTCGCCGTCGGCGAGGTGTTGAAGGTCGAGGCCGACGACCCGGCGGCAGAGGAGGACATCACCCGCTGGGCAAAGCGGACCGGGCACGAGATCGTCGGGTTTGGGAAGGCCGGGGGGATCCTGACCTTCTATATCAGGAGAACGGTGTGAGGTGATAATGTGGCAAAGATCGTGTATGTCCAGACGAGCGGGCCTGATACGCCTGAACGGCTGTACGCCCCGTTCATCCTCGGGGCGACGGCGGTGAGCATGGGGGTCGAGGCGGCGATCTTCTTTATGATCAAGGGGGTGATGGTCGTCAAGCAGGGCGAGGCTGAGAAGGTGAGGGTCGGGGCCTTCCCGCCCCTTGCAGAAGCGATGCAGCAGGCGCTCGATGCCGGCGTGAAGGTCTATATCTGCGAGCAGAGCACGCAGTTGCTCGGGATCCCGCGGGGCGAATTCATCCCTGAGGGAGTGATCGCCGGTGGGGCGACGCTCAATGACCTCGCCCTTGAGGCCGATGCGGTCCTGACCTTCTGAGGGGGGGCGCAAATGGTCTATCTCGACCATGCATCGGCGATGCCGGTCGACCCGCGTGTCCTTGCCTTTGCCAGGCGGTACCTGGAAGAGGAGTTCGGCAACCCCTCCTCATTATATGACCGTGGGCTCTCGACGCGGCGTGCGGTGGAGGCGGCGAGAGGAGAGGTCGCGGCCCTGGTCAATGCCGGCGACCCGCGGAGCATCGTCTTCACCGGGAGTGCGACCGAGTCGAACAACCTGGCGATCAGGGGGACAGTGCTGCGAAACCGGCGGAAGGGCAAGAAAGTTCTTGTCAGTGCGATCGAGCATATCTCGGTGATGAACCCGGCCAAAGATCTCCAGAAACAGGGGTTTGAACTGGAGTTCATCCCGGTGGACGAATATGGCGCCGTCGACCTGGCCGCCCTTGAGGGCTTGCTCACGCCAGAGACCATTCTTGTCTCGGTGAATTATGCGAACGACGAGATCGGGACGCTCGAACCGATACGCGAGGTGAGCAGGGTGGTGCATGAGGCGGGAGCGTACCTCCATGTGAATGCCACCGCCGCGGCCGGCCGGATCCCGATCGATCTCCAGGAGGACGGGACCGATCTCCTGACCCTCTCTGGAAACGATCTCGGGGGGCCGCGGGGTGCGGCGGCGCTCTACATCAGGCCTGGGGTGAAGGTGCAGTCGATGATGCCTGGCGGCGGGCAGGAGCGAGGGCTGCGTTCTGGGACCGAGAACGTCTTTGCCATCGCCGGGATGGGCGAGGCGGCGCGGCTTGCTTCAAGGGAGATGGCCGATGAGATGGGGCGTGAGCAGGCGATCCGCGACCGCCTGATCAGGGAGGTCCTGGAGGTCGAGGAAGCGGCGCTCACCGGGCACCCGA
This window encodes:
- a CDS encoding amino acid ABC transporter permease produces the protein MTGVLEVISQSLPYLAEGVVITLVLVLAALGLGLLMGLPMAVAHVYGTRAVKGIISVYVWFFRALPNLVLLFLFFFGVFPLLGLGDVSPFLVAIIVLGLRSGAYQSQIFRGAIQSLGEGQMTAARSLGMSRGQAIKSIILPQAARIALPGWTNEYPILLTDSAVCYAIGVMEILFRADQIVSVTYEPMTVYVGAAVVYILLNYGGMWIFGRVEKKISIPGFGKGA
- a CDS encoding sodium-dependent transporter, coding for MAENQRWSSRKMFILAVVSSAIGLGNLWRFPYVAYENGGGAFLIPYLIAMFTVGIPLLILETGVGYKTQAGPPMAFKRLLGKWYSVIGWAAVLVAFLIVTYYSVIVAWSFDYLGFSFNLAWGSDPATFFYEDFLQVSDGFFSIGGLNLVVLAGAVLAWIWIYLSIFKGVRSVEKMAWITVVVPWLLIILFVFRGITLPGAMDGLSYYLTPQFEALLDPGVWIAAYGQVFYSMSIGMAIIIAYSRFLGEKSDVVKSTVLIAIADCFTSIFAGIAVFSTLGYLAFTHGVPVTEVVRSGIELAFVTYPAVISALPFLPELFGILFFAMLITLGVGSSFSLVQAVSASLSDYVKTERWCLNAVICAAAFAVSLIYMTDAGILWLDIVDNYVNQFLILLVGFAEALAIGYVYGAPKLREFVNQFSDWKAGRWWDACIWVVVPLFLGSALLFNIVTDLSDPYGDYPLAATLVGWAEVILLPVFAMALTYIYRNHKGVDVEEKASE
- a CDS encoding amino acid ABC transporter permease, whose translation is MTEADFFLEILLPALLSGAVISLQLILLSAPFGFLLGTGIAVGRTYGGRLLSFLCKLYVIFFKGTPLLLLLFILYFGLPSVGIVFEPFVAAVIGFILCNGAYNSEYIRGALLSVKEGQITAAQALGMTRFQAIKNIILPQALRRAIPGVSNEFIYLIKYSSLAYLITVPELTGAGADIASKYFAYFEAFAMVGVFYLVMVTVATLAVNWLEKRTAVPGMVRS
- a CDS encoding metallophosphoesterase, translated to MRIGIMADTHDCLPLVERAVEVLNREGVGLVLHAGDYVAPFALKVLESLEAPVIGVFGNNDGDREALRKTASDGGKVDLRGDYARTKAGGLCIGLVHGHDTGQIASLIERGDLDVLVSGHTHHPLIGRHGGTLMINPGEICGYLTGTPTLAVLETEIKEAHLVRL
- a CDS encoding amino acid ABC transporter ATP-binding protein; its protein translation is MGSEDCILRVEDIHKQYGDREVLRGVTFEVKKGETKVFIGPSGTGKSTLLRCINQLTEPDSGRVFLQGEEVTHSGNRINYFRQKIGMVFQNFYLFDHLTALRNVEIALLKVKKMDPAAAREKALAELRRVGMEDWAENYPAELSGGQAQRVSIARALAMDPDVILFDEPTSALDPELTREVLEVMKTLARQGMTMLVVTHEMSFARSVANEIIFMEHGKVQEHGAPADLMTGPAFTRTREFIGTFSESLTD
- a CDS encoding ABC transporter substrate-binding protein, with the protein product MNMKLGGGLLVLILACTVCFAGCTGGATPADQDQGSDGADDVPTYIVGVDAAYPPYASMEKDGTITGLDVESIQWIAEKKGFKVEIKGMEWDGIIPALQQGKIDMVYSGMTITPERLAMVNFSKPYLTINQSFAVHDDSGITMEDIMAGKVVIGAQRGTTGAYWVEQNLIANGTMSKDDLKYFDSFPIAITALNNRQVDATVYDKPPHLDAIQGQPLHIVGEIYTGENYGVAIRKDDPELLQTVNEGLDELMASPKWEELLKKYEML
- a CDS encoding ABC transporter substrate-binding protein encodes the protein MDKRILTAFVAAIVVLAVALCGCTGNAADAPTNENKTYIVGIDGDYPPYSSVTLEGEPTGFDVESIRWIADEMGFEVEIKPMAWDGIIPALQQNKIDMVYSGMTISPERLEKVNFSKPYWITNQAVAVREGSDFTIDDVKEGKVVLGVQRGCTAHTWIDQHLVETGKISEDDRQLYKNVQLALNDLLNKRVDAVMYDVPVIKESIQDKPLVMLGEIQTDEEYGVAVRKDDNELRAIINEGLDKLMESPKWEELKQKYEME